One part of the Rutidosis leptorrhynchoides isolate AG116_Rl617_1_P2 chromosome 1, CSIRO_AGI_Rlap_v1, whole genome shotgun sequence genome encodes these proteins:
- the LOC139895615 gene encoding F-box only protein 8-like yields MSTNSNSELRIPDYIPIEIQVEIIKHLPIKSLVRCTLLSKVFNAIIKSRSFITRHSVRYNQMHHLLSRYLIDMNDEFQQNYVSIIDNDNFPQNKLPITVHDTVNRIYPEVSFVLGSSHGLLCLFESENNIDTKCFIWNSFIQRCIIIPIPDPKHWVVGFGVCPDTCDIKLVKITDRDSCNSVNWDIEVYTVSSGVWRTIPSYKPRKSIDLTLNSAVLNGIIYFLAKDDSGKTRSGHCRNMFVTFDLTSEKIGEVYLPDSLAFLSGFLNLSTRMESLAEIHDYKEGEQRVCDVWIFKHVFPNSCEKLFTFKAPNDSYDKVLGFRKNGDLILMRSTPSNERQI; encoded by the coding sequence AGAATTAAGAATTCCGGATTACATACCGATAGAGATTCAAGTTGAAATCATAAAACATCTTCCGATTAAATCGTTAGTTCGATGCACATTGCTTTCAAAAGTTTTCAATGCCATCATCAAAAGCCGCTCGTTCATCACTAGACACAGTGTTCGCTACAATCAGATGCATCATCTACTTTCACGGTATTTAATCGATATGAATGACGAATTTCAACAAAATTATGTTTCTATCATTGATAATGATAATTTCCCCCAAAACAAGTTACCAATTACTGTTCATGACACTGTTAACCGAATTTATCCTGAGGTATCGTTCGTACTTGGTTCCTCTCACGGATTATTGTGTTTATTTGAAAGTGAAAATAATATAGATACGAAATGTTTTATATGGAATTCTTTCATTCAAAGATGCATTATTATACCGATTCCTGACCCAAAACATTGGGTTGTTGGTTTCGGAGTTTGTCCTGACACTTGTGACATTAAGCTTGTCAAAATTACAGATCGTGACAGTTGTAATTCCGTCAATTGGGACATCGAGGTTTATACTGTAAGCTCAGGGGTTTGGAGAACTATACCTAGCTATAAGCCTCGTAAATCAATTGACCTGACTTTGAATTCTGCAGTTTTAAATGGGATTATATATTTTCTTGCTAAGGATGATAGTGGAAAAACAAGGAGTGGGCATTGTAGAAATATGTTTGTTACATTTGATCTTACAAGTGAAAAAATTGGAGAAGTATACCTCCCAGATAGTTTAGCATTTTTGTCTGGATTTTTGAATCTCTCTACGCGAATGGAGTCTCTTGCTGAGATTCATGATTACAAAGAGGGTGAACAACGAGTTTGTGATGTCTGGATATTTAAGCATGTGTTTCCAAATTCTTGTGAAAAACTTTTTACTTTTAAGGCACCAAATGATTCATATGATAAAGTACTAGGATTTAGAAAGAATGGTGATCTTATACTGATGAGGTCTACACCATCTAATGAGAGACAGATTTGA